The following are encoded together in the Rhizobium tumorigenes genome:
- the tuf gene encoding elongation factor Tu has translation MAKSKFERNKPHVNIGTIGHVDHGKTSLTAAITKYFGEYKRYDQIDAAPEEKARGITISTAHVEYETPARHYAHVDCPGHADYVKNMITGAAQMDGAILVCSAADGPMPQTREHILLARQVGVPAIVVFLNKVDQVDDEELLELVELEVRELLSSYDFPGDDIPIIKGSALAALEDSDKKIGEDAIRALMAAVDEYIPTPERPINLPFLLPIEDVFSISGRGTVVTGRVERGIVKVGEEVEIVGIRATAKTTVTGVEMFRKLLDQGQAGDNIGALIRGVTRDGVERGQILCKPGSVKPHKKFMAEAYILTKEEGGRHTPFFTNYRPQFYFRTTDVTGIVSLPEGTEMVMPGDNVTVAVELIVPIAMEEKLRFAIREGGRTVGAGIVASIVE, from the coding sequence ATGGCAAAGAGTAAGTTTGAGCGCAACAAGCCGCACGTTAACATCGGCACGATTGGCCACGTTGACCACGGCAAGACGTCTCTGACGGCAGCGATCACCAAGTATTTCGGCGAATACAAGCGTTACGACCAGATCGACGCTGCACCGGAAGAAAAGGCACGCGGCATCACGATCTCGACGGCACACGTCGAATACGAAACGCCTGCCCGTCACTATGCACACGTCGACTGCCCCGGCCACGCCGACTACGTCAAGAACATGATCACCGGTGCTGCCCAGATGGACGGCGCGATCCTGGTCTGCTCGGCCGCCGACGGCCCGATGCCCCAGACCCGCGAGCACATCCTGCTTGCCCGTCAGGTCGGCGTTCCCGCCATCGTCGTGTTCCTGAACAAGGTCGACCAGGTCGACGACGAAGAGCTGCTCGAACTCGTTGAGCTCGAAGTGCGCGAACTTCTGTCGTCCTACGACTTCCCGGGCGACGATATCCCGATCATCAAGGGCTCGGCTCTGGCCGCTCTCGAAGATTCGGACAAGAAGATCGGCGAAGACGCGATCCGCGCTCTGATGGCTGCTGTCGACGAATACATCCCGACGCCTGAGCGTCCGATCAACCTGCCGTTCCTGCTGCCGATCGAAGACGTGTTCTCGATCTCCGGCCGTGGTACGGTCGTGACCGGTCGCGTCGAGCGCGGCATCGTCAAGGTCGGCGAAGAAGTCGAAATCGTCGGCATCCGCGCAACGGCCAAGACGACGGTTACCGGCGTTGAAATGTTCCGCAAGCTGCTCGATCAGGGCCAGGCTGGCGACAACATCGGCGCGCTGATCCGCGGCGTCACCCGTGACGGCGTCGAGCGTGGCCAGATTCTGTGCAAGCCAGGTTCGGTCAAGCCACACAAGAAGTTCATGGCTGAAGCCTACATCCTGACGAAGGAAGAAGGCGGCCGTCATACACCGTTCTTCACCAACTATCGTCCGCAGTTCTACTTCCGCACGACGGACGTGACGGGCATCGTCTCCCTGCCGGAAGGCACGGAAATGGTCATGCCTGGCGACAACGTCACTGTTGCTGTCGAACTGATCGTGCCGATCGCCATGGAAGAAAAGCTGCGCTTCGCTATCCGCGAAGGCGGCCGTACCGTCGGCGCCGGCATCGTAGCCTCGATCGTCGAGTAA